The Mycolicibacterium aurum genome segment CATGTAGGGCAGCGGCAGGGAGTAGAGCCGGTCCAGCCGCTGCAGAATCGTCAGATACATCCTCGTGAACCCGTCCCGCTCGACGGGATCGAGCTCGGCAAGACTGCGGACGAACCTGTTCGGGTAGATGTGCACCTCGACCGGCCAGCGTGCGGCGAACGGGACGAAGGCGGTGAACATGTCATCGCGGGCGACGATCCGGCTGCCCGCTGCCACCTCCTGTTCGACGATGTCGGTGAACAGGTTGGTGCCACGACGCTCGCGGTGTGCGTGCGCCTCGCGCAGCATCCGCTCGGTGCGTGGCGTCAGATAGGGGTAGCCGTAGATCTGGCCGTGCGGATGCGTCAGCGTCACACCGATCTCTTCGCCGCGGTTCTCGAAGCAGAACACCTGCGCGATGCCCGGCATCGCGGTCAACGCGGCCGTGCGGTGCACCCAAGCCTCGACCACCAGCCGCGCCTGGGCGAAATCGAGTTGGGCGAAGGAACCCGTGTGGTCGCTGGAGAAGCAGATGACCTCGCAGCGACCATGACTGGGCGCCGACAGGAACGCATCACCGCCCGTCGGCGGCAGCCGGAAGGCGGCGTCGCCTGCGCCGGACAGGCTGGCGAACCGATTCTCGAACACAGCGACGTCATAGTCCGCCGCCGGTATCTCGCTGGTGGTTCCGGACGGGCCCGGACACAGCGGGCATTGATCCGGCGGCGGCTTGTAGGTGCGGTCCTGACGTGACGCGGCGATGATCACCCACTGGCCGGTGGTCCGGTCGAAGCGCAATTCTGATTGCGCGACAGACTGATCGGGCAGCGGCCTTCGATCCGGGACGGGGTGGCTGGAGTGGCCGGGCAGGGAGAAGAACAGCAGATCGCGACCGTCGGCCAGCGTCCATGGCGTCGGCGCGGACGTCACGGCGCAGGTGTCGGACGCGGTGCACCCGGCGTCCTCTCTCCTGCCGGGTGCCGCTGCCGCATCCACGGCCGCCGCAGTTCCCACTCGCGGCGGGCCGCCTCGGCGGCGAGTATCTGCTGATATCGACGCACGAGCTGATCCCGACTGAGGCCGAACTCGGGGAGCGCTTCGTCGTCGGGTGGTCCGCCGTAGGGTGCCCAGCTGCGCATGAAGTTGACGATGTCGTATTCGAAGCGATCCGCGATGCCTCCGGTGCTCATCTCATGAACCGCCTTTCTTCTTGTTGTAGACGTCGAACCCGACGGCAGCCAGGAGCACCAGGCCCTTGATGACCTGCTGCACGTCGCTTCCGATACCGACCAGGCTCATACCGTTGTTGAGGACGCCGAGGACGAATCCGCCGATGATGGCGCCGAACACCGTGCCGACACCGCCGTTGGCCGAGGCGCCGCCGATGAAGGCGGCGGCGATCGCCTCCAGCTCCATCCCGATTCCCGCCTGCGGCGTCGCGGAATTCAGCCGTGCGGCGAACAGCAACCCGGCCAGCGCCGACAGCAGCCCCATGTTCACGAAGACCAGGAAGGTCACCCGCTTGGTCTTGACCCCGGACAGCCGTGCCGCGGCCACATTGCCCCCGACGGCGTACACCTGACGGCCGAACACCGTCGAGCGCATCACGAAGGCGTACACGACGAACGCCAACGCCAGGATGATTCCGACCACAGGCACGCCGCGATAGCTGGCCAGGAGCAGCGTGAAGGCCGCGAGCGCAGCGACGATCGCGGCGCACTTGGCGACGAACCAGCCCGTCGGCAGCACGTCGAATCCGTACCGGGTCTGCGTCCGTCGTTGACGCAGCTGTTGCCAGACGGCGAAGACCATGACCACCGCACCGAGGATGACGGTCGGCCAGTGGTACAGGCTGCTACCCCCGATCTCAGGGAGGAAGCCGCTGCTGACCTGCCCGAAGCTGCGTGGGAACGGTGCGATCGACTGACCTTCCAGCAGGTACTGGGTCGCGCCCCGGAACACCAGCATCCCGGCCAGCGTCACGATGAACGACGGGATCCCGACGTAGGCGATCCAGAAGCCTTGCCACGCACCGATCAAGGCGCCCAAGAGCAGGCAGAGTACGACGGCGACCGGCCACGGCAACTCCTGCCGGATCATCAGCACTGCGGACATGGCGCCGATGAACCCCGCGATCGACCCCACGGACAGGTCGATGTGCCCCGAGATGATCACGATGACCATGCCGATGGCCAGGACGAGGATGTAGCCGTTCTGCTGGACGATGTTGGTGACGTTGAGCGGTTTGAGCAGGATGCCGTCCGTCCAGATCTGGAACAGGATCACGATCAGTGCCAGCGCGACGACCATGCCGTACTGCCGGAAGTTGCCCTGCACTGCCGTCCGCAGCCGCGCGGCCGGCGAATCGGACGGGGGTGGCGTCGGTGTGGTGGCCGCGGTGTTCACCGTGGGGGTGGACATCTAGGTTCGTCCCTTCATCATGTAGCGCATCAACGTCTCCTGTGCCGCGTCCTTGCGGGCGACCTCGCCGGTGAGGCGGCCCTCGTTGAGGGTGTAGATGCGGTCGCACAGGCCGATCAGCTCAGGAAGCTCAGAGGAGATGACGATCACCGCTTTGCCCTGTGCAGCAAGGGCGTTGATGATGGTGTAGATCTCGTACTTGGCGCCGACGTCGATCCCGCGCGTCGGTTCGTCGAGGATGAGCACGTCCGGGTCGGCGAAGATCCACTTGCTCAGCACGACCTTCTGCTGGTTGCCGCCGGAGAGATTCCCGGTGGTGGCCTTCACCGAACTCGCCTTGATCTGCATGTCCTTGCGGAAGCGTTCGGCGACGACCGTCTCCTCGTGCTCGTTGATGATCGACAACCGGCTCACCTTGGGCAGTGACGCCAAGGTGACGCTGCGGGCGATGTCGTCCATCAGGTTCAAGCCGTAGTGCTTGCGGTCCTCGGTGGCGTAGGCGATGCGATGGGAGATGGCTTCGGCCACGGTGCGGGTCCGAATCTCTTTGCCGTCCTTGAAGACCGCGCCGCCGGCCTTCTTTCCGTAGCTCCGGCCGAAGACGCTCATCGCGAGTTCGGTACGGCCCGCGCCCATGAGGCCGGCAAGGCCGACAACCTCGCCCCGCCGGACATTGATGGAGACGCCGTCGACGACCTTGCGGTGCTGATCGAGGGGATGGAAAACGGTCCAGTCCTCGATCGCGAAGGTGACCTCGCCGATGGGGTGCTCGGCCCGCTCCGGAAAGCGGTCCACGATGTCGCGACCCACCATGCCGCGGATGATGTGCTCTTCGGTGAGCTCGTGCTCGACCTTCTGCGTCTCGATGGTCCGGCCGTCACGCAGGATCGTGATGGTGTCGGCGACCCGCATCACCTCATTGAGCTTGTGCGAGATGATGATGCAGGTCAGCCCCTGCTCCCTGAGCTCGACGATCAGATCGAGCAGGTGCCGGCTGTCCTCGTCGTTGAGCGCCGCCGTCGGCTCGTCCAGGATCAGCAGCTTGACCTTTTTCGACAGCGCCTTGGCGATCTCGACGAGTTGCTGCTTCCCGACCCCGATGTCGGCGATTCGTGTCCTGGGGCTTTCGTTGAGGCCCACCCGGTCGAGCAGCCGCTGCGCGTGGGTCATCGTCTCGTGCCAGCTGATGACGCCTGCCTTCGCGTGCTCATTGCCCAGGAACATGTTCTCGGCGATGGACAGCACGGGTACCAGTGCGAGCTCCTGGTGGATGATCCCGATGCCGCGGCGCTCACTGGACCGGATGTCCTTGAAATCGCCGGGGCGACCGTCGAACACGATCTCGCCGTCGTAGCTGCCGTGCGGATAGATGCCGCTCAGCACCTTCATCAATGTCGACTTGCCCGCGCCGTTCTCGCCACAGATGGCGTGGATCTCACCCTGGCGCACCGTGAGGTTGACGTCGGAAAGCGCCGTGACGTTGCCGAATCGCTTGGTGATGCCCCGCATCTCCAGCAGTGCTGTGGCCTGCTCACCCATCACGCCAGTTGCGCTGACGTGTAGTAACCGGAATCGATCAGGACCTGCTGGTAATTGCTCTTGTCCACGCTGACGGGCTCGAGCAGAAACGCCGGCACGACCTTCACGCCGTTGTTGTAGGTGGAGTCGTCGTTGACCTCGGGCGTCCCGCCGGTCAGCAGCGAATCAGCCATCTGTACAGCAGCTTTCGCCAGTTCGCGGGTGTCCTTGAAGACGGTCTGGGTCTGCTCGCCCGCGATGATCGACTTGACCGACGCCAGTTCGGCGTCCTGGCCGGTGACGATCGGCAGCGGGTTGGTGGGGATGCCGTATCCGGCGGACTTCAGCGCCGAGATGATGCCCAGCGACATCCCGTCGTAGGGGGACAGCACGGCGTCGACGCGGCCGCTGGTGTAGGACCTGCTGAGCAGATTGTCCATCCGGGACTGGGCCAGTCCGCCGTCCCAACGCAGTGTGGCCACCTGGTCGAACGAGGTCTGACCGCTCTTGACGATCAGCTTGCCGCTGTCGATGTAGGGCTGCAGTACGCTCATCGCCCCGTCGAAGAAGAACGTTGCGTTGTTGTCATCGGGTGATCCGGCGAAGAGTTCGATGTTGAACGGCCCCGGTGCCTGTTCGAGGCCGAGCTTGTCCACGATGTAGGTCGCCTGCAGGACCCCGACCTTGAAGTTGTCGAAAGTCGCGTAGTAGTCGACGTTCTCGGTTCCGCGGATCAGCCGGTCGTAACTGACCACCGGGATGTTCGCATCCGCGGCCCGCTGCAGGATGTCGGTGAGCGACGATCCGTCGATGGGGGCGACCACCAACACCTTGACGCCCTTGGTGATCATGTTCTCGATCTGCGACACCTGGTTCTGCACCACGTCGTCGCCGTACTGCAGATCGGTCTCGTATCCGAGCGCCTGGAACTGCTCGGCCATGTTGTCGCCGTCGGCAACCCAGCGCTCCGACGACTTGGTGGGCATCGCGATACCCACGGTGCCGGTGCGGTCACCGCCGGCGCCGGGTGCCTCGGTCGCGGTTTCGCGGCCGCAGCCGGCGCTCGTGAGGGCGGCCATCGCGGCCAGCACACTCACGACTCGAACAAAGCTCTTGCGCATGAAATCCTCCGATTGGGTTCTGCTACGCATCGCGGCGCACCGAACAGGCCGCAGGTGATGTGAGCGCTAACATTGACGATCTTGTGACGCCGCTCACGCCTTTGTCAAGGTCTGCCGAATGTGAATGTGAGCGCTAACAAATCGTTGACACCTCGTGAATGTTAGCGTTAACATCCGTCTCGTGTAACGCCGGTCACACCGACTCCCGCGCCATACGCGGCCTGCCGAATACCGGCCGGCGAGGGCTTGACCTCGGCGAACAGAGACTTTTGAGGAGTTGTCGTGAAAAAACTATTCTCAGCGATGCTCGGCATCGCCACGGCCGGCGTACTCGCGGCCTGCGGCAGCGGACCGGCGCCGGGTGCGGCGCCCGGCGGCGGCGGTGAGGGCGGTCAGATCACCATGGGGTTCTCCCAGGTGGGCGCCGAGAGCGGGTGGCGGACCGCGAACACCGCCTCGATCCAGGACGCGGCCAAGGCCGCCGACGTCGACCTGAAATTCTCCGACGCCAACGGCAAGCAGGAGAACCAGATCTCGGCGATCCGGTCCTTCATCCAGCAGCGCGTCGACGTGATCGCGTTCAGCCCGGTGGTGCGCACCGGGTGGGACGCCGTCCTGCTCGAGGCCAAGAACGCCGGCATCCCCGTCATCCTCACCGACCGCGCGGTCGACACCCAGGAGAAGGACGTCTACAAGACATTCCTCGGCGCCGACTTCGTCCGCGAGGGGCAGTGGGCGGGCGACTGGGTGGTCAAGCAGTACGCAGCGGCTCCCGGCCCGGTCAACATCGTCCAGCTGGAGGGGACCACCGGATCCGATCCGGCCCTGGAGCGCAGTTCCGGGTTCGCCGAGGCGATCTCCACAAACCCGAACCTCACTGTGATCGCCTCGCAGACCGGTGATTTCACCCGCTCCGGCGGCAAGCAGGTGATGGAGGCCTTCCTGAAGGCCAACCCGAAGATCGATCTGGTGTTCGCGCAGAACGACGATATGGCCCTCGGGGCGATGGAGGCCATCGAGGCTGCCGGCCTGAAGCCCGGTCAGGACATCAAGATCGTTGCCATCGACGCGACGCGCGACGGTATGCAGGCGCTTGCCGACGGCAAGATCAACTTCATCGTGGAATGCAATCCACTTCTCGGGCCGGAGTTGATGGATCTGGCCAAGAAGGTGGTGGCCGGCGACGAGGTACCCGCCCGTGTCGTCACCCCGGACGAGACCTTCGATCAGGCCCAGGCCGCCGCCGTCCTTCCTGAGCGCAAGTACTGAGCCCACGAACATCGAGCCGCCCGGACACCGGACCCCCACGGGTCCGGGCGGCTCGACCACGACCGACGACCACGACCGAAGGACCCCTCGATGACCACACCGACTGCACGGCGCTCCGGCGCCCCGGTGGTTCTCATGCGGGACGTCAGCATCGAGTTCCCGGGTGTGAAGGCTCTCGACGGAGTGGATTTCCGATTGCTGCCCGGCGAGATCCACGCGCTGATGGGCGAGAACGGCGCCGGCAAGTCGACGCTGATCAAGGCGCTCACCGGTGTCTACGACATCGACTCGGGCAGCATCACCGTCGACGGGGTCGAGCAGCGGTTCACCGGACCACGGCAGGCGCAGGACGCCGGTATCAGCACCGTCTATCAGGAAGTCAACCTCTGCACCAACTTGACTGTGGCGGAGAACATTCTGCTGGGCCGGGAACCGCGACGCCGGGGCGGGATCGATTACCGCGCAATGAACCGCAGGGCCGCCGAGTTGCTCGGGGAGCTGGATCTGGCCATCGACCCGAGCTCCACGCTGGGGACCCACCCCATCGCGCTGCAACAACTCGTCGCGATCGCCCGCGCAACGGCGGTCAACGCACGGGTACTGATACTCGATGAACCCACGTCGAGTCTGGACGCCGACGAGGTCGCCGAGCTCTTCCGGGTGATGCGGCGGCTACGCGACGCGGGTACGGCCATCCTGTTCGTCTCACACTTCCTCGATCAGGTGTACGAGATCTCCGATCGAATGACAGTGCTGCGCAACGGCGGTCTGGTCGGCGAATACCCCACGGCCGAGCTGGACAGGGTGAAGCTGATCGCCGCCATGCTCGGCCACGAACTCGACCTGCTCGACGAGATCGCGGACACCGTCGCCGAAAGCGATTCCCACACCGAGGACACCGTGATCAGCGTGACCGACCTCGCCCGTCCTCCGGCGGTCCACCCGGTGGATTTCGAGGTACGTCGTGGCGAGGTGGTCGGTCTGGCCGGGCTGCTGGGCTCCGGCCGAACCGAACTGGCGCGCCTGCTCTTCGGCGCCGACCGCGCGACGAGCGGCCGGGTGACGGTCAACGGAACGGCCACGACGTTGCGTTCCCCGCGCGCCGCGATATCTCGGGGGATCGCCTTCTCCTCGGAAGACCGCAAGGCCGAAGGCATCGTCGGCGACCTCACCATCCGCGACAACCTGGTGCTCGCCCTACAGGCTCGGCGAGGATTCGCCCGCCCGCTGTCCAGGAGGACCAAAGACGACCTGGTGGGTCGGTACATGGAAGCGCTCGACATCCGGCCCCGGAACCCGTGGGCGCTGGTGAAGAACCTCAGCGGCGGCAATCAACAGAAGGTACTGCTGGCGCGCTGGCTCATCACCGAGCCACAGCTGTTCATCCTCGACGAGCCCACCAGGGGCATCGACGTGGGCGCGAAGGCCCAGATTCAGAAGCTGGTGGCCGATCTGGCTGCCGACGGCATGGGCGTGGTGTTCATCTCGGCCGAACTCGACGAGGTGGCGCGCATCAGTGACCGCATCGCCGTGATGCGTGAGGGACACTGCATCGCCCAGGTCGGAACGGAGTGCACCGTCAGGGAACTGACGGCGCTCATCGCCGGCGGGAGTGAGCGATGACCAAGAAACTGATGGCGTCGCCGCTGCTGTGGCCCGCGCTGGCGCTGATCGCGCTGCTGGCCGTCAATGTCGTTCTGACTCCCAGCTTCCTGAGTATCCGCGTCCAGGACGGCCACCTCTTCGGCAGCCTCATCGACATCCTGCGCAACGGCGCACCCACCATGCTGGTGGCCCTCGGCATGACGCTGGTGATCGCCTCCCGGGGCATCGACCTCTCCGTCGGTGCGGTCGTCGCCGTCAGTGGTGCGCTGGCCTGCGCCCACATTGCCTCGGCGGCGGACCCGGCCGGCGCGGGCACCGTCGTCACCGCCATGGGTATCGCTCTCGGTGTCGCCGTGGGACTGGGCCTGTGGAACGGGATGCTGGTGTCGGTCTTCGGTGTTCAGCCGATCATCGCGACGTTGGTGCTGATGACGGCCGGCCGGGGTATCGCGCTGCTGATCACCGACGGGCAGATCGTCACGGTCACCAGCGCGCCGTTCAAGGTGCTGGGCGCCGGCTACGCATTCGGGCTGCCGGTGGCCATCCTGGTCAGCCTGGCGGTGTTCGCCCTGGTCGGACTCCTGACACGGCGCACCGCCCTGGGCATGCTGCTGGAGTCGGTGGGCATCAACCCCGAGGCCAGCAGGCTCGCCGGGGTGCGCTACCGCTCGATCGTGTTCGCGGTGTACGTCTTCTGCGCACTGTGCGCCGGTGTCGCCGGTCTGATGATCGCGTCCAACATCTCCGCGGCCGACGCCAACAACGCCGGGCTGTGGATCGAGATGGACGCCATCCTGGCCGTCGTCATCGGGGGTACCTCGTTACTCGG includes the following:
- the mmsA gene encoding multiple monosaccharide ABC transporter ATP-binding protein, producing MGEQATALLEMRGITKRFGNVTALSDVNLTVRQGEIHAICGENGAGKSTLMKVLSGIYPHGSYDGEIVFDGRPGDFKDIRSSERRGIGIIHQELALVPVLSIAENMFLGNEHAKAGVISWHETMTHAQRLLDRVGLNESPRTRIADIGVGKQQLVEIAKALSKKVKLLILDEPTAALNDEDSRHLLDLIVELREQGLTCIIISHKLNEVMRVADTITILRDGRTIETQKVEHELTEEHIIRGMVGRDIVDRFPERAEHPIGEVTFAIEDWTVFHPLDQHRKVVDGVSINVRRGEVVGLAGLMGAGRTELAMSVFGRSYGKKAGGAVFKDGKEIRTRTVAEAISHRIAYATEDRKHYGLNLMDDIARSVTLASLPKVSRLSIINEHEETVVAERFRKDMQIKASSVKATTGNLSGGNQQKVVLSKWIFADPDVLILDEPTRGIDVGAKYEIYTIINALAAQGKAVIVISSELPELIGLCDRIYTLNEGRLTGEVARKDAAQETLMRYMMKGRT
- the mmsB gene encoding multiple monosaccharide ABC transporter permease, producing MSTPTVNTAATTPTPPPSDSPAARLRTAVQGNFRQYGMVVALALIVILFQIWTDGILLKPLNVTNIVQQNGYILVLAIGMVIVIISGHIDLSVGSIAGFIGAMSAVLMIRQELPWPVAVVLCLLLGALIGAWQGFWIAYVGIPSFIVTLAGMLVFRGATQYLLEGQSIAPFPRSFGQVSSGFLPEIGGSSLYHWPTVILGAVVMVFAVWQQLRQRRTQTRYGFDVLPTGWFVAKCAAIVAALAAFTLLLASYRGVPVVGIILALAFVVYAFVMRSTVFGRQVYAVGGNVAAARLSGVKTKRVTFLVFVNMGLLSALAGLLFAARLNSATPQAGIGMELEAIAAAFIGGASANGGVGTVFGAIIGGFVLGVLNNGMSLVGIGSDVQQVIKGLVLLAAVGFDVYNKKKGGS
- a CDS encoding ABC transporter permease, with product MTKKLMASPLLWPALALIALLAVNVVLTPSFLSIRVQDGHLFGSLIDILRNGAPTMLVALGMTLVIASRGIDLSVGAVVAVSGALACAHIASAADPAGAGTVVTAMGIALGVAVGLGLWNGMLVSVFGVQPIIATLVLMTAGRGIALLITDGQIVTVTSAPFKVLGAGYAFGLPVAILVSLAVFALVGLLTRRTALGMLLESVGINPEASRLAGVRYRSIVFAVYVFCALCAGVAGLMIASNISAADANNAGLWIEMDAILAVVIGGTSLLGGRFSLTGTILGALIIQTLTTTVYTAGITPETTLVFKALVVIAVCLLQAPKFRAAVSRRRPRGAGTTPVPAEDAAAQPLSIPEPASGTAVMATK
- a CDS encoding sugar ABC transporter ATP-binding protein; protein product: MTTPTARRSGAPVVLMRDVSIEFPGVKALDGVDFRLLPGEIHALMGENGAGKSTLIKALTGVYDIDSGSITVDGVEQRFTGPRQAQDAGISTVYQEVNLCTNLTVAENILLGREPRRRGGIDYRAMNRRAAELLGELDLAIDPSSTLGTHPIALQQLVAIARATAVNARVLILDEPTSSLDADEVAELFRVMRRLRDAGTAILFVSHFLDQVYEISDRMTVLRNGGLVGEYPTAELDRVKLIAAMLGHELDLLDEIADTVAESDSHTEDTVISVTDLARPPAVHPVDFEVRRGEVVGLAGLLGSGRTELARLLFGADRATSGRVTVNGTATTLRSPRAAISRGIAFSSEDRKAEGIVGDLTIRDNLVLALQARRGFARPLSRRTKDDLVGRYMEALDIRPRNPWALVKNLSGGNQQKVLLARWLITEPQLFILDEPTRGIDVGAKAQIQKLVADLAADGMGVVFISAELDEVARISDRIAVMREGHCIAQVGTECTVRELTALIAGGSER
- a CDS encoding ABC transporter substrate-binding protein; this translates as MKKLFSAMLGIATAGVLAACGSGPAPGAAPGGGGEGGQITMGFSQVGAESGWRTANTASIQDAAKAADVDLKFSDANGKQENQISAIRSFIQQRVDVIAFSPVVRTGWDAVLLEAKNAGIPVILTDRAVDTQEKDVYKTFLGADFVREGQWAGDWVVKQYAAAPGPVNIVQLEGTTGSDPALERSSGFAEAISTNPNLTVIASQTGDFTRSGGKQVMEAFLKANPKIDLVFAQNDDMALGAMEAIEAAGLKPGQDIKIVAIDATRDGMQALADGKINFIVECNPLLGPELMDLAKKVVAGDEVPARVVTPDETFDQAQAAAVLPERKY
- the galT gene encoding galactose-1-phosphate uridylyltransferase → MTSAPTPWTLADGRDLLFFSLPGHSSHPVPDRRPLPDQSVAQSELRFDRTTGQWVIIAASRQDRTYKPPPDQCPLCPGPSGTTSEIPAADYDVAVFENRFASLSGAGDAAFRLPPTGGDAFLSAPSHGRCEVICFSSDHTGSFAQLDFAQARLVVEAWVHRTAALTAMPGIAQVFCFENRGEEIGVTLTHPHGQIYGYPYLTPRTERMLREAHAHRERRGTNLFTDIVEQEVAAGSRIVARDDMFTAFVPFAARWPVEVHIYPNRFVRSLAELDPVERDGFTRMYLTILQRLDRLYSLPLPYMAAVHQYTDDETQREGCFHVEVISTRRSATKLKYLASSESAMEAFINDVAPESAAAALRRL
- the chvE gene encoding multiple monosaccharide ABC transporter substrate-binding protein, with the protein product MSVLAAMAALTSAGCGRETATEAPGAGGDRTGTVGIAMPTKSSERWVADGDNMAEQFQALGYETDLQYGDDVVQNQVSQIENMITKGVKVLVVAPIDGSSLTDILQRAADANIPVVSYDRLIRGTENVDYYATFDNFKVGVLQATYIVDKLGLEQAPGPFNIELFAGSPDDNNATFFFDGAMSVLQPYIDSGKLIVKSGQTSFDQVATLRWDGGLAQSRMDNLLSRSYTSGRVDAVLSPYDGMSLGIISALKSAGYGIPTNPLPIVTGQDAELASVKSIIAGEQTQTVFKDTRELAKAAVQMADSLLTGGTPEVNDDSTYNNGVKVVPAFLLEPVSVDKSNYQQVLIDSGYYTSAQLA